The sequence tattcgaaaaaatatttgtcctaCAAAATCTATGGTTTGATCAAAGAGTCCCCTCTTTCCGACATGTATCGATAACAAGGTCATCATAAATGATTACTAaccagctgatttttttttttttacttagttaatatttatgtaatttaacagACATATTGTCCTACAAATTGCGCGGTACGTTATCCTGGTCCTACGCTCAAAAGTAGTAGTACAGATCCTTgatgtaaaaataattactatcaaGCTGAATCTTCGTGAATAGCTTCGTTTCGATGAGTCGCCCAACTATTTCCTATGCGAAAATTCTCAATGATGGTAGCTAACAGAGGTAGCAATGATAAAATATGTCGATttgattattttcaaaaattttaaagaaattaaaaaattaataatcgtcaatgtaaattcaacaaaaaattaacaaaaaaaaagttgtgccGCTTGGGTTTCTGTATTTTGCTACTACAGCTGAGTCACACCGGTACGGCGGTACGCATGCGCAGAGCATTGCTTACTGCGTATTAGGTATCCCACGTTAGTGTTGACCATAAGCCTGCAAACATTTTCTCAGTCGAccacgtgttttattttatcttgatAAATAATTTCAAGAAATGTTTTTTGTGCTGCAAAATAATTATGGAGTGTTTTTTGTGTAATTCGTTATGTGAAAACTCTACTTTTCGAGAGAAAAGAGAAAAAGTgaagaaatttaataaagactTTTGGCTTTCTTGCAAAACTTTTCTATCTGCTCGAAAGCATCATCAACATAAATATCGAGATGTTATATTGCCTGAAAATTGGAATGACGAAGTAATAGGTTATCATTCCTCTTGTTACAAAGAATTTCGAGTGAAATCTAAATATTTGTCTTATGAAAGGTAAGTCGATCGAATATTtacttactttatttttaaaataattgaaacataatttattaagttCATATTTTTACGTAATTATGTGAAATCGAGCATTAGCATTGTAACATTCTATTGTAGCATTGTATTATTGTTACAttctttaaacaataatttttgatagtatattatattttaaatattttcttattaaattttttgtcatttaaatttatgtttttgtatgACTATTTgactaaatattaatttaatatgggataattttttcaatatcgATGATTCTATGTGATATTTATGTAGACACTGTATTTATTTGCATGTTTctcaaataaacaatttttaatttttttttaataatttctcaTACACAGCACTGAGCCAGCTTCAACATCATCAGCGTCTCAATCTACTGGAATCATTGATTCTTCGATATCTTTAACGTCTGCTGAAAATGTAGAACCGGACCCATTGCCAGGCACTTCACGgttagttaattaaataattttttttatttgttagtaattgttcatttttaaaaacaagttCATCTGAATCTACTCTTTTAAATGATgccattacaattttttttcaattattgtttCTGTAAAAGTACAAATCTCTAAAAAGCttcttgaaattatttatttattttttaattataaaattgttttgcaTAATTACAGAAATATTGACCAGAGTTCGATATTAATTAATGATGAAACCAGTAATATTGAAGATTTGGAGAATACTGTTGAGGAGGACAATGTAGATTGTGAAACGGAAGTACAAAGTTTTGGAGATGATGAGTTAGCAAAGAAATGCTTTTTTTGtcaaaaagtcaataaaaaacgTAAAGGGCGACAAATATACTgtcgtaaaattaaaaacaaaataccctttctagaaaaaattaaaaattattctacAGAACTGGGCGATATAGAAATGTTACGGAAAATTCAAGAAGAAAATAACTCTGTTAACGATACTTTTTTGGCGTATCATAATATATGTAATGTCAATTATTTTGCCAAATACCAAAGGAAAATGAATCCACCTCCAACTAATGATTGGGCCACGAAACGAGATGGCCATAAAATTGCCAGAGAACGCTTGATTAATTATATTCAGCAAGAAGTTATTACAAATCGACGAGTGATGTCATTAGCTCACTTGAAATATTGTTATGCTGAATTTGTAAAAGAAATTTATGAACACGCAAATTTAGAAGCTACCACATTTAGCAATCAAGCTCTCAAGGACTATATACAAACtcaattaaaacacaaaatatcattggtcaatatttcaaatcaacaattttttatatcatCTGAAATCGATATTGAAACAATCGATGATGAAGAAATTAATGATATATTATTTGAACAAGAAGCAAAAGATTTCGCCTTGAAATatcgaaaaaatatattgggaataaaaaaaaaacctttaacagATTTCATCGACAGTGAAGTATTAAATGAAGGAGAGTGCGATGTTCCAAAATGGTTAGATATATTTTGGACTACTGCTTTAAGCGGTATTGGCAAAGAAAGCTGCGATCGGGTTCGGAGATTGTCTTCATCTTTTTCGCAGGACTCTATCTACAGCATTACAAGAGGTTATATTAAACCGCGAAAGCATATTTTATTGGGTATAACCATAAAAAGTCTCACAGGAAGCAAAAAAGTCGTGGATATATTAAGCAGGCAAGGATACTGCATCACCTATCCAAGTATACTGGAATTGGAGACGTCTGCTGCATACTGTTGTGTTTCTAATAATCAATTATGTCCAACAAGCATTCAACGAACTTCTATATTATCATCTGGAGTAGCGTGGGATAATTACGACAGATATGTAGAGACAAGCTCTGGTAAAAATACCTTACATGATACAGTGGGTATCATTTATCAAAATATCCCTACAGAAGAAGAATTGAACATCATCAAAAGGAACGATGCATCTACAGAAGCTGAACGGAATTCTTCAAGTAATGTTCGTGATTTGGCTGGCCGTAGAAAACGTTCGTTTGAGGAACAgtcatttgaaaatatactGTACGCGAAGCAACGACGTCCAGAATTTTGGCGTAGTAGTGTAGCGTCACCTGAAGAAccacaaaatttaattaattttcaacatAGGCATTTTACATGGGTACTTTCCCATAACTTAAAAATTTCAAACACGCCAATGTGGGTAGGATATAATGCcaaaattttaaaagatgacagTAGAATTCAAAAGATTGAGTATTTAACGCAAATTAATAATTCACCCACGGATCCAGCTGTTGTAAAAGAGACGATGCGTAGAAGTTTGCAAATCGCTTCAGAATGTCAAAAAGATTTCTTCAGCGTTACTTACGATTTAGCCATGGCCAAGATTGCTTTACGGATACAGAGTGCGGAGGATGAATtcgaaaaactttttattaattttggacCTTTCCACATAATGTTATCATTCATGAAAGCTATCGGGAAATTTATAAGTGGATCTGGGTTAACAAATATTCTTATAGATAGCGAAATTTTGGCCAGTGGTTCTATCAGTTCGTTTTTAAGTGGAAAACACTTTAATCGATGCAGAAAAATTCATCCTTTACTCTCTCTTGCTTTGCAGAATTTACATTTGGAAAGGTTTTTACAGCAGCATGATCAGGACCTGGAAAATATTAAagaatacttaaaaatatttaatgaacaaCAGAATGATGACCCACAAATAACCaatgagaatttaaaaaaattatttaacaaatatgaagaatataaaaatgaaactttaaatGGAAGGCATGGTAAAACacctcaaatttatttaatgtacacAAGATTAGTTGAATATTATCTTCAATTAGAATATAGTATTCGTATAGGTGACTTCAATTTGTTTGTAGACACTTTACCGAaaataacaaatgtttttttttcaatgaatcACCATAATTATGCAAGGTATATGTCTATTTATTGGGATAAGTTGATAAATATTGAAACTACACATCCCGGATTGCTTGATGATTGTCAAAAGAGTTTTATGGGCATTCGAAGAACAATAAAACCGTTTTCAAGAATCCCAGTTGATTTAACACTTGAACAAACAATCAATGCTGATGCTGCTTCTAAAGCTTCTGGAATTGTAAACATTACAAACTCGTTCTCTGCAAGACAAAAATGGTCAATTACTCACTCACTACGTACAAGTGTTATATCTAAAGTGATGGAATTTTGTAATATGAAATCAACAGATGATATTACGAAAGATTTAAAGAAATCAACAATTAATAAATCTACCAAAAACTTACAAGTACTAATGCAACTAATAAAGCAGTACACCAACCCTTTTGGATTAGAACTGTCAGAAGATCATCTTTACAATATATCGAAAGGTCAGTCGGTGAACGATGAAGTATATAACTTTTTATCATCAGTTGAAATTGAGGgcgaaaaacaaaataagaattTCATTGCTGAGTCTCGAGTAACACCAGATAGGTTTGATAAAGCCATTaccagaaataaaataattaattttgagtACAAGAATACGCAAAAAGTCAAAATTAATGGAAAAGTGAAAGAAGTTCAAATGCAAAGAGATGTTTTTGGTCGTCTACTTTATGTgtcactaaaaaataaaattgatttagaAAAAGCATTAAGTTATCCTCTAGCTCCTATTCCATTTTCACTCTGTCATACTAATGGAACAATTTGCAAGACCCCAAAATCTgtaattattaatgaattactAGAATATCAAACTGAAATAGTAAATCCTCCAGAAGCAGATATTCACTTAGTTGatggattttatttattacatacattgaAGAACCTTCCAAACAGATATGGTAAAATCTCAatgcatatattaaaaatacttacataTAATAGAAAagaagtacatattatatttgacAAATACAAAAATCCCAGTATTAAAGATTTTGAACATAATCTGAGAGGTGAAGATGACATACAATATGACGTAATACGTAAAGACAATAATCGTCCTTCAGATTTCTGCAAATTATTGAGGAGCaacaattttaaagaaaaatttgtaaaatttttaattgaagaTTGGACAAGGGACGAATTTATTACTTTGATCACAggaaagactattaaacttaaTTATGATCAATGTTACATTTATGAGGTGTctagtgaaaataaaataaaaagagtcATTGACTATAATTTCTCTTGTTATCATGAAGAAGCTGATACCAAAATAGTATACCACATTTGTCAATTTAATACTAACTATCGTGTGGAGATACATTGTACAGATTCTGATATACCAATAATAATGTTGGCAAATTTTAAGcatttaaaagataaaattcaaataataattaatttaagcacgaataaaaaaaaaatgtacttaaacataaatgaaatttatgCCAAGCTTGGAGATCAATTATCTTGTTCACTCGCCATATGCCATATTTTTACAGGGAATGATTACAATCCTGCTTTCTTTCGTAAAGGAAAAAAGAAACCTTTcagtattttaaagaaaaatgaaaattttcaagaGGCATTTATTCAACTTCTACGAATTAAAAATACGGAATTAACAACATCGAATGAGGTAGTTCAAATTATTGAAGAGTATGTATGCAGAATGtattcattaaaaacaaaaaatgatcTGAATAAAGGACGGTATGAGTTATTTGAAAAAGGGTATAAATCAAAAAATGACaatgaaaaaattttaaaacaaaaaatcgtagGATATGATCCTTCCAGTTTGCCACCAACAAAACAAGAATTGTTGCAACAAATTAAACGAACTGTATTCATCTGCAATATATGGTGTAATGCACACATGCGGTGCCCCACGGAAAAATTGCCAGAAAATTTTGGATGGACAATAATTGATGgtaaatatgaatattattgGTTTGATGGTCCCCAAAGTCCATCATTTGAAGAATTATCTTCTGACTTACAAGGTAAcctattaatactatttttatgtattgattgattattcattattatataatttacttaattttttcatGTTATTACAGAGTCAGATATCACGAGTGAAGAAAGTGAAACAGATGAAGATGATAACGATGTTAGTAGCGAACATTTATCAGATGAATCTGATGAAGATTaatttctttatatatatatatatataaatacacaaattTTTGTACCTAGAttactaaaaaataaagttatttaaattttaaaaaagattttttcactgtatcttattttacaaatagaaaaacgaaaaaattacaattcttgtCGGACTAGTGATACATGCCTGTTTTCTTGTAGGACGTTGTTTCATTTGGGCAGAGAACACACTAACCTATTATATGATATTTTTGTCCTACAGTTAGTAATGAGAAAAATGGTCTTGTGGTATTAACAATTTCTGAGCGTAGGACCGGGATAACGTACCGCGCAATTTGTAGGACAATATGTctgttaaattacataaatattaactaagtaaaaaaaaaaaaatcagctggtTAGTAATCATTTATGATGACCTTGTTATCGATACATGTCGGAAAGAGGGGACTCTTTGATCAAACCATAGATTTTGtaggacaaatattttttcgaataatttagataattgtcttgagatttaacaaaaaaaaattcagttagtaataaatatttgagaATCATCAAATCAACATATTTTATCCTTGCTACCTCTGTTAGCTACCACAATCGAGAGTTTCGTATAGGAAATTATTGGGCGTCTCATCAAAATAAAGCTACTCACGGAAAATTAGCTTGATAGTAATCAAGTGCAAAAATGGGCGGTGGATCCTGGACtataagtagactcgatggggcggtctgcaatcaccgaaagcgcttcgtaacgatgataaagcgtcgtcccaggaagtgatgctagctttaacgccttgccaccacacggctgcatttccggttagtaacatcgatggcgtgtcctacgtcagcacaatctttgtatgattcgaccgcgtcaaggaaaccgtcgagtgagtcgccgggcgctccgctgaaccgcgccgtgcatgacgcgaagttcccagaatggtgagcgggcgtcgaggaaggcggcgatgtcggctccgacgtcggtgttgctgatgattcgagttgagttttatgctcaaaaactcggtcgagtaggcgttcgaatgctgccatttgactttcttgtaatgacgccatgttgtttgcggtaaatgttggcgtcggtcccgcggttgaaccaatttcttcttcaacgtcttgaaaatcggattgacgccgtgactgacgacgagtacgtgtcgtaattacgtagattcactccgaaatactagttaaagggcccgcgcttgggctgccagtttaatgttaggtgcccgactggcatgagactctcgggttgtcagttccggtatcgaccggggacgcgtgtattccgcttcaaagtctggcgcgcactaattgggggtgcgaatgatgcaacagatgcgcgggcgcgggtagcgcggggtgggtcttcgcggcacggacctgagtcacattccctttggctgctgttgccccgcgaaacggaacgctgcgttacagtgtaataataatcaacatcaacttttacaaatttaaaccgaattaaattttgtttcaaatgtgaagggtagatgacgctgttcttaattatttcagaatttaaaattaaaatctgaaagccttgaaacatcaatccacataaatgtaatttaaaaactacagtaagaggcttaaataaaaagctgaacttaactcagccttaattagaattttcttcggaattcaatagtaaagttcaagttattttgatgaaatcaaaaccgaaataatcatagcatcttaaacaatcacctacgaataaatattagttattatattatttattattcgtagacaatcacaacggttttatagttttgggaagggattttttgtaacgccatctcgtaaagtatttcggtattacattacaaaacaaaattgtttctccaacagtaacaacagtacttgcttcggcagtacttaaactaaaatactaacagtaacaacattaacgttatttaatgtataaaccgttcaataagaactgcaaactatccccttgaagctacagtttatgtaggaataatgactttttggcgggaacgtgaggtgtgaagttgtgtgatttgttttaatttgtctatttagtgtttcttcgggtttaaatgtgtaataatagtggtttattaactgtttaatatctgtgaaagtgcacaaatgtgggaaaattaaacaaagtcgctgtacgtagcttctcggtttcctccaaaaagtccactgagatcttagtaaatgaccaccaccattttactaagattatatttcattccatatcatctcatctcatttcatttcatcccatttgattaatgtctcaaattaatcatcttcatttcatttcactccataatatcacatttcatttcactccataatatcatttttcataaaaatatgaatataaattaaaataagacataacctaaaggtctcagttaccaggtcataaaatccattacaaataggaataattccagcgcaccctggcggccgtagattaccattctcgaatatttatagtctgtggcatgtcactttttacatcgaaaaaagtcaggatcgaaatttttgagcgagccatagtttgtggtgataaaattaataatttcaagtagattaattgttgtaattgatataactagttaatatcagtaaaataaagttgtgagtgattgatataatatacaatttaggaaccagaagtaccgtagaattaaataaaatttcgcaacctcaaaaaactgttctgctcacagtaaacacagtcggtagtctggcgctccgtttacaacgggattttttaacggaacttggcgccagattctaccgaatctgtggatactttaaaacgtgtttgaaaaacgtgtaaacccgctcacgtgtttgaaaaacgtgtaaacacgctcacgtgtttaaaacgtgtaaacacgctcacgtgtttaaaacGTGTCAACACGCTCACGGGTACGAAGCcccataaatacggccgtgctgtctagcactGACTGATTCATGTccgagccgttgtactatacggatatctctgtaacgttgttatgcttctcgtgcaatatacgaagttctcgtgaagttctcgtgaagttttgtttcggaaacccaaacatgagtcattcgTCAAGAAAGTAATGACCGCGACGTCAGcggtgctgacgtcacactttttacaaACAATACGGACGTCCCTACTCCGtcatatattatatcaatcactcacaactttattttactgatattaactagttatatcaattacaacaattaatctacttgaaattattaattttatcaccacaaactatagctcgctcaaaaatttcgatcctgactttttttcgatgtttttttttttttaagaaaagagattttttttaagagattttatgacctggtaactaagacctttaagtcatgtcttattttactttattttcttaattttatgaaaaatgataatatggagtgaaatgaaatgaagatgattaatttgaggcattaatcaactgggatgaaatttaatgaaatgagatgatatgggatgaaatataatcgcagtcaaatggtggtcatttactgagattttttcagtggactttttggaggatttttttttttggtcaggaggaaatctccggacttccgccctccactggggatggagggcggggcatgtcagagtcgaactgactaaaacctcctgtcgctcaacaaccaacgtccaaacctggcatgagacagaactcatgaagaggcagaggggggaaagtgaagcgtttagtgtggagcacatctctcccatcaccctcctcctcgggacgccggaccggcggtcgtcggcgctacgaccaccagccctctcggtcggcaggctatccgaagcctgcctagatggcgccggttagagtgagctatcctacggaataccccgctggaccagaaccagcgtgggtcgaggatagccggtcttccatcacccggatgctcttgcgtaaaacgcgtgcagagcagcttgcacgtcgtcttcttaggcccccctcgccggtccccagaccgacatgtgagaggGACCCGAAACAATTAGAGGGCCAGGACTTGGGCGAGATcggcctccctggcccccgctcgacggcggcgggcttgcgcgtctctcacgcgccccgctgcctccttctgcgagatggtgcacacgcagaagtcgaacatcgccttccacgactcgtcgtcgccgaacatcgatgccacaacaatcggcaacgacaagtcgtttcctatttttgcgacgaggacacggcgccaccccttccatgcggggcaggcaacgagcgtgtgctccgcagtgtccaagtcgcaaccacaatggtggcactctgccgtcggctcggctctgatccggtgcaggagctcaccgaagcaaccatgctcagtaagcacctgcgtgagccggaaagtgaggcgtcctctgtcacgattcacccaatccacaaggaccgggcgaatcgcctcgacggtcctacgaccggccgaaggatcagccagccgcctggaccatgactccagcacggaccgccgagattgggccctccgcgctctgaccacactggggctcggacgcgccacgccccgggcacgaaagtcagcccgccactgatagtcagcggcgagcgcctccgcttccagaacccaaggcggcgtcccagccagtacacacgccgcctcaaaggagatggtgcgataaccacggatgaccctgaccgccgatgttgcgttgcggccgttgtagcaacttcgccacccccgcggccagggactgggCCCACAccggcgccccgtatagggccattgatcgcaccaccccttaaagagacggcgcgtcacctggtcagggccccccgacgttgggcagaagccggcttaacgtgccggccacccccaacaaacgagggaccaggttctgaaagcgagcacggaaggtccaacgactgtccaggatgaggccgaggtacttcaactacaccccgacccctatacggacgcctccaaccacgatatgggcatcgacaggtgggaggataccgagaagttacgtacagcggctttgtttcattttcccacatttgtgcactttcacagatattaaacagttaataaaccaccattattacacatttaaacccgaagaaacactaaatagacaaattaaaacaaatcacacaacttcacacctcgcgttcccgccaaaaagacaTTATTccacataaactgtagcttcaaggggatagtttgcagttcttcaATAAGAAGACCGTTCAataacggtttatacattatataatgttaatgttgttactgttagtattttagtatatgtactgccgaagcaagtactgttgttactgttggagggacaattttgttttgtaatgtattaccgaaatacttcacgagatggcgatacaaaaaatcccttcccaaaactataaaaccgttgtgattgtctacgaataaataatatttattcgtataataaataatactataaataatatttattcgtaggtgattgtttaagatgctatgaatatttcggttttgatttcatcaaaataatttgaactttactactgaattccgaagaaaattctaattaaggctgagttgaGGTCagcttttgaagtgaaaacttctttagaatcgttgtgatttcaaaccggatgcaacggaaaaaacgacagctATGagacataaatacaaaaatatgtaggatgaagccagcaaagaatgagacagaaatatacatactatttaatacagcgccatctatgagattttttaatactaacgtgtgtatgagaaagctcttgtagtgaattttaatgtaggattatacgtgaaattaaaatatcaattcacagagggcgctaccttacaattatttactaatgacaaaattttacatatacttaagacgtttaggataattgtattttaattttggaaggtttcacttctaccacgtgtgaattgcacacatgtaattttttttatttaagcctcttactgtagtttttaaattacatttatgcggattgatgtttcaaggctttcagat is a genomic window of Bombyx mori chromosome W, ASM3026992v2 containing:
- the LOC134201664 gene encoding uncharacterized protein LOC134201664 isoform X2, whose amino-acid sequence is MECFLCNSLCENSTFREKREKVKKFNKDFWLSCKTFLSARKHHQHKYRDVILPENWNDEVIGYHSSCYKEFRVKSKYLSYESTEPASTSSASQSTGIIDSSISLTSAENVEPDPLPGTSRNIDQSSILINDETSNIEDLENTVEEDNVDCETEVQSFGDDELAKKCFFCQKVNKKRKGRQIYCRKIKNKIPFLEKIKNYSTELGDIEMLRKIQEENNSVNDTFLAYHNICNVNYFAKYQRKMNPPPTNDWATKRDGHKIARERLINYIQQEVITNRRVMSLAHLKYCYAEFVKEIYEHANLEATTFSNQALKDYIQTQLKHKISLVNISNQQFFISSEIDIETIDDEEINDILFEQEAKDFALKYRKNILGIKKKPLTDFIDSEVLNEGECDVPKWLDIFWTTALSGIGKESCDRVRRLSSSFSQDSIYSITRGYIKPRKHILLGITIKSLTGSKKVVDILSRQGYCITYPSILELETSAAYCCVSNNQLCPTSIQRTSILSSGVAWDNYDRYVETSSGKNTLHDTVGIIYQNIPTEEELNIIKRNDASTEAERNSSSNVRDLAGRRKRSFEEQSFENILYAKQRRPEFWRSSVASPEEPQNLINFQHRHFTWVLSHNLKISNTPMWVGYNAKILKDDSRIQKIEYLTQINNSPTDPAVVKETMRRSLQIASECQKDFFSVTYDLAMAKIALRIQSAEDEFEKLFINFGPFHIMLSFMKAIGKFISGSGLTNILIDSEILASGSISSFLSGKHFNRCRKIHPLLSLALQNLHLERFLQQHDQDLENIKEYLKIFNEQQNDDPQITNENLKKLFNKYEEYKNETLNGRHGNDYNPAFFRKGKKKPFSILKKNENFQEAFIQLLRIKNTELTTSNEVVQIIEEYVCRMYSLKTKNDLNKGRYELFEKGYKSKNDNEKILKQKIVGYDPSSLPPTKQELLQQIKRTVFICNIWCNAHMRCPTEKLPENFGWTIIDGKYEYYWFDGPQSPSFEELSSDLQESDITSEESETDEDDNDVSSEHLSDESDED
- the LOC134201664 gene encoding uncharacterized protein LOC134201664 isoform X1, which produces MECFLCNSLCENSTFREKREKVKKFNKDFWLSCKTFLSARKHHQHKYRDVILPENWNDEVIGYHSSCYKEFRVKSKYLSYESTEPASTSSASQSTGIIDSSISLTSAENVEPDPLPGTSRNIDQSSILINDETSNIEDLENTVEEDNVDCETEVQSFGDDELAKKCFFCQKVNKKRKGRQIYCRKIKNKIPFLEKIKNYSTELGDIEMLRKIQEENNSVNDTFLAYHNICNVNYFAKYQRKMNPPPTNDWATKRDGHKIARERLINYIQQEVITNRRVMSLAHLKYCYAEFVKEIYEHANLEATTFSNQALKDYIQTQLKHKISLVNISNQQFFISSEIDIETIDDEEINDILFEQEAKDFALKYRKNILGIKKKPLTDFIDSEVLNEGECDVPKWLDIFWTTALSGIGKESCDRVRRLSSSFSQDSIYSITRGYIKPRKHILLGITIKSLTGSKKVVDILSRQGYCITYPSILELETSAAYCCVSNNQLCPTSIQRTSILSSGVAWDNYDRYVETSSGKNTLHDTVGIIYQNIPTEEELNIIKRNDASTEAERNSSSNVRDLAGRRKRSFEEQSFENILYAKQRRPEFWRSSVASPEEPQNLINFQHRHFTWVLSHNLKISNTPMWVGYNAKILKDDSRIQKIEYLTQINNSPTDPAVVKETMRRSLQIASECQKDFFSVTYDLAMAKIALRIQSAEDEFEKLFINFGPFHIMLSFMKAIGKFISGSGLTNILIDSEILASGSISSFLSGKHFNRCRKIHPLLSLALQNLHLERFLQQHDQDLENIKEYLKIFNEQQNDDPQITNENLKKLFNKYEEYKNETLNGRHGKTPQIYLMYTRLVEYYLQLEYSIRIGDFNLFVDTLPKITNVFFSMNHHNYARYMSIYWDKLINIETTHPGLLDDCQKSFMGIRRTIKPFSRIPVDLTLEQTINADAASKASGIVNITNSFSARQKWSITHSLRTSVISKVMEFCNMKSTDDITKDLKKSTINKSTKNLQVLMQLIKQYTNPFGLELSEDHLYNISKGQSVNDEVYNFLSSVEIEGEKQNKNFIAESRVTPDRFDKAITRNKIINFEYKNTQKVKINGKVKEVQMQRDVFGRLLYVSLKNKIDLEKALSYPLAPIPFSLCHTNGTICKTPKSVIINELLEYQTEIVNPPEADIHLVDGFYLLHTLKNLPNRYGKISMHILKILTYNRKEVHIIFDKYKNPSIKDFEHNLRGEDDIQYDVIRKDNNRPSDFCKLLRSNNFKEKFVKFLIEDWTRDEFITLITGKTIKLNYDQCYIYEVSSENKIKRVIDYNFSCYHEEADTKIVYHICQFNTNYRVEIHCTDSDIPIIMLANFKHLKDKIQIIINLSTNKKKMYLNINEIYAKLGDQLSCSLAICHIFTGNDYNPAFFRKGKKKPFSILKKNENFQEAFIQLLRIKNTELTTSNEVVQIIEEYVCRMYSLKTKNDLNKGRYELFEKGYKSKNDNEKILKQKIVGYDPSSLPPTKQELLQQIKRTVFICNIWCNAHMRCPTEKLPENFGWTIIDGKYEYYWFDGPQSPSFEELSSDLQESDITSEESETDEDDNDVSSEHLSDESDED